The following are encoded in a window of Haloarcula laminariae genomic DNA:
- the ahbB gene encoding siroheme decarboxylase subunit beta, translating to MTNELGRVDSAICNAFQGGFPVVSRPFEPAAAALSDHGIDVTGAELLNRVQHLDERGVLSRFGALINAQEIGGTATLVATHAPEDSYEEHADLVNAHPEVAHNYEREHPYLNMWFVLSVVDESRVEEVLADIEAETGEPTYNLPKQQEFHVGAKFPVEGPQTQAVDCSDAGPEVEPTDRRSLTADELDLVLEIQGGLPITETPYADVADAIDADTEWVVETIKRFNQEGKVRRVGAIPNHYALGYSENGMTVWDVPDEVIDEVGQAVAEFDFVTHCYERPRHEGVWPYNFFAMTHGRSEEESERRIQQVHDRMTEYWDVEDGDWDTLFSTRILKKTGIRLDERAQANAEPAGD from the coding sequence AGCGCGATCTGTAACGCGTTCCAGGGTGGGTTCCCCGTCGTCTCCCGGCCCTTCGAGCCGGCCGCCGCGGCGCTTTCCGACCACGGTATCGACGTGACCGGCGCCGAATTGCTCAACCGCGTCCAGCACCTCGACGAACGCGGCGTGCTCAGCCGCTTCGGCGCGCTCATCAACGCTCAGGAAATCGGCGGGACGGCGACGCTTGTCGCGACCCACGCCCCCGAGGACAGCTACGAGGAACACGCCGACCTCGTCAACGCCCATCCCGAGGTCGCCCACAACTACGAGCGCGAGCACCCCTACCTCAACATGTGGTTCGTCCTCAGCGTGGTCGACGAATCGCGCGTCGAGGAGGTCCTGGCCGATATCGAGGCCGAGACGGGCGAGCCGACCTACAACCTGCCCAAACAGCAGGAGTTCCACGTCGGCGCGAAGTTCCCCGTCGAGGGGCCACAGACCCAGGCCGTCGACTGCAGCGACGCCGGCCCCGAGGTCGAGCCGACCGACCGACGCTCCCTGACCGCCGACGAGCTGGACCTCGTGCTGGAAATCCAGGGCGGGCTGCCCATCACCGAGACGCCCTACGCCGACGTGGCCGACGCCATCGACGCGGACACCGAGTGGGTCGTCGAGACGATAAAACGGTTCAACCAGGAGGGGAAGGTCCGCCGCGTCGGCGCCATCCCGAACCACTACGCCCTGGGCTACTCCGAGAACGGGATGACCGTCTGGGACGTGCCCGACGAGGTCATCGACGAGGTCGGGCAGGCCGTCGCCGAGTTCGACTTCGTCACGCACTGCTACGAGCGGCCCCGCCACGAGGGGGTCTGGCCGTACAACTTCTTCGCGATGACACACGGCCGCAGCGAGGAAGAGAGCGAGCGGCGCATCCAACAGGTCCACGACCGGATGACCGAGTACTGGGACGTCGAGGACGGGGACTGGGACACGCTGTTCTCGACGCGCATCCTGAAGAAGACGGGTATCAGACTGGACGAACGCGCACAGGCGAACGCGGAGCCCGCCGGGGACTGA
- a CDS encoding precorrin-2 dehydrogenase/sirohydrochlorin ferrochelatase family protein — protein sequence MIPLLHDFTGETVLIFGGGPVGARKARRFAAEADAIVVSPDFVDRAFGGAERVREAPDADGVREWVDRIDPALVVAATDDAELNAAAEAAAREAGALVNRADDHGEQDAGNVVVPATVRDDPVVMAVATGGRSPALSKYLREAFEEQFAGAGAMAELTGDLREELKSADMTAAERRDAVRTVVRTREVWKALDSGRSNARQVAADVIGYQMGDTS from the coding sequence ATGATTCCCCTTCTCCACGATTTCACGGGCGAGACGGTCCTGATATTCGGGGGCGGCCCCGTGGGCGCCCGCAAGGCCCGCCGCTTTGCAGCCGAGGCCGACGCTATCGTCGTCAGCCCCGACTTCGTCGACCGGGCGTTCGGCGGGGCCGAGCGGGTCCGGGAAGCGCCCGACGCCGACGGCGTCCGGGAGTGGGTCGACCGGATCGACCCGGCGCTGGTGGTCGCCGCGACCGACGACGCCGAGCTGAACGCGGCCGCCGAGGCCGCCGCCCGCGAGGCCGGCGCGCTGGTCAACCGCGCCGACGACCACGGCGAGCAGGACGCCGGCAACGTCGTCGTCCCCGCGACGGTCCGGGACGACCCCGTCGTGATGGCCGTCGCCACGGGCGGCCGCTCGCCGGCCCTGTCGAAGTACCTCCGGGAGGCGTTCGAGGAGCAGTTCGCCGGCGCGGGGGCGATGGCCGAACTGACCGGCGACCTCCGCGAGGAGCTGAAATCCGCTGACATGACGGCGGCCGAACGCCGTGACGCGGTCAGGACCGTTGTCAGAACCCGAGAAGTTTGGAAGGCTTTAGATAGTGGCAGGTCCAATGCCAGACAAGTAGCAGCAGACGTGATTGGATACCAAATGGGTGATACGTCGTGA
- the hemA gene encoding glutamyl-tRNA reductase, translating into MREQTGVIVGVRVTHERASVDQLETAAADSPRHAVESLLTEPGVSEAFALQTCNRTEGYVVAPDHETGLDALDLFTRAVTDEVVVEMGHEASLRHIMRVAAGLESIVLGEDQILGQLRDAYEDARGVGGIGQLLEDGITKAIHVGERARSETAINEGVVSLASAAVRLVDREASLEGETALVVGAGEMGQLAAKALAEHVDRLIVANRTVPHAEHVAETVDVEASAVALDAIEAAVGESRVVVSATGSNDQVFDVGTFADAGETAVVDIAQPRDVPAGADRLPAVSVYDLDALESVTEETRQQRQRAAEAVEQLVDEEFDHLLTQYKRKRADRVISAMYESAERVKTAELSTATARADFDEDQREVLEAMADAIVSQLLAAPTKSLRDAAEEDDWGTIHTALELFDPEFGPDAPEITEDMTIEDIPDGMRDDIPPAVLEQLADD; encoded by the coding sequence GTGAGAGAGCAGACAGGCGTCATCGTCGGTGTGCGAGTGACCCACGAACGGGCCAGCGTGGACCAGCTGGAGACGGCCGCCGCGGACAGCCCGCGCCACGCCGTCGAGTCGTTACTCACCGAGCCCGGCGTCTCGGAGGCTTTCGCCCTCCAGACCTGCAACCGGACCGAGGGGTACGTCGTCGCGCCGGACCACGAGACGGGGCTTGACGCGCTCGACCTCTTTACCAGAGCGGTCACCGACGAGGTCGTCGTCGAGATGGGCCACGAGGCGAGCCTGCGCCACATCATGCGCGTGGCGGCCGGCCTCGAATCGATCGTGCTCGGCGAGGACCAGATCCTCGGCCAGCTCCGCGACGCCTACGAGGACGCCCGGGGCGTCGGCGGCATCGGACAGTTGCTCGAAGACGGAATCACGAAGGCCATCCACGTCGGCGAGCGCGCTCGGTCGGAGACGGCCATCAACGAGGGCGTTGTCTCGCTGGCCTCGGCCGCGGTCCGCCTCGTCGACCGCGAGGCCTCCCTGGAGGGCGAGACCGCGCTCGTCGTGGGCGCCGGCGAGATGGGACAGCTGGCCGCGAAGGCGCTCGCCGAACACGTCGACCGGCTCATCGTCGCCAACAGGACCGTTCCCCACGCCGAACACGTCGCCGAGACCGTCGACGTCGAGGCGAGCGCGGTGGCGCTCGACGCGATAGAAGCCGCCGTCGGCGAGTCCCGCGTCGTCGTCTCGGCGACCGGGAGCAACGACCAGGTGTTCGACGTCGGCACCTTCGCCGACGCGGGCGAGACGGCCGTCGTCGACATCGCCCAGCCCCGAGACGTGCCCGCGGGGGCCGACCGGCTCCCCGCCGTGTCGGTGTACGACCTGGACGCTCTGGAGTCGGTGACCGAGGAGACCAGACAGCAGCGACAGCGGGCCGCCGAGGCCGTCGAGCAGCTGGTCGACGAGGAGTTCGACCACCTGCTGACCCAGTACAAGCGCAAGCGGGCCGACCGCGTCATCTCGGCCATGTACGAGAGCGCCGAGCGGGTGAAAACGGCCGAACTCAGCACCGCGACGGCCCGGGCCGACTTCGACGAGGACCAGCGCGAGGTGCTGGAGGCGATGGCGGACGCCATCGTCTCCCAGCTGCTCGCCGCTCCGACCAAGAGCCTGCGCGACGCCGCCGAGGAGGACGACTGGGGGACCATCCACACCGCGCTCGAACTGTTCGACCCCGAGTTCGGCCCCGACGCCCCCGAGATAACCGAGGACATGACCATCGAGGACATCCCCGACGGGATGCGCGACGACATCCCCCCGGCGGTGCTCGAACAGCTCGCCGACGACTAG
- a CDS encoding 4a-hydroxytetrahydrobiopterin dehydratase — protein MADLLSDDEIRDRLPDGWDREGDEIVRVYDFDDYLGASGFLGAAAGVAEAAWHHPEMTVRWGECRVRLTTHDAGGITDKDIDMAERLNDLYE, from the coding sequence ATGGCAGACCTGCTTTCCGACGACGAGATTCGCGACCGGCTCCCCGACGGCTGGGACCGCGAGGGCGACGAAATCGTCCGCGTCTACGACTTCGACGACTATCTGGGCGCGTCGGGCTTTCTCGGCGCCGCGGCCGGCGTCGCCGAGGCCGCCTGGCACCACCCCGAGATGACGGTGCGGTGGGGCGAGTGTAGGGTGCGGCTGACGACCCACGACGCCGGCGGCATCACCGACAAGGACATCGACATGGCCGAGCGGCTGAACGACCTCTACGAGTAG
- the lwrS gene encoding LWR-salt protein: MTGSDDPEASYLFRVTVRLDPDPGYRAEPDTFETVLSRAADPPGEAGWLFFRDTLWRGELGDAAHGRRLAADALGVPVESVSFSELRTSEAYLDALKAAIAADLDAFNADSVSEVLKKYLGSSIHVR; this comes from the coding sequence GTGACCGGGAGCGACGACCCCGAGGCGAGCTACCTCTTCCGCGTGACCGTCCGGCTCGACCCCGACCCGGGGTATCGGGCGGAGCCCGACACGTTCGAGACCGTCCTCTCGCGGGCGGCCGACCCGCCGGGCGAGGCGGGGTGGCTGTTCTTCCGGGACACGCTCTGGCGGGGGGAGCTTGGCGACGCCGCCCACGGGCGCCGGCTGGCCGCGGACGCCCTGGGCGTGCCGGTCGAGTCCGTCTCGTTCAGCGAGCTCCGGACGAGCGAGGCGTATCTCGACGCGCTGAAGGCCGCTATCGCCGCGGACCTCGACGCGTTCAACGCCGACAGCGTCAGCGAAGTGCTGAAGAAGTATCTGGGCAGTTCTATCCACGTCCGGTGA
- a CDS encoding HAD family hydrolase yields the protein MARDYDFWLFDLDGTLVDVDPAYPVAVMERVGDRLGQGFSEREAALLWYGQGEARRDLLAERGVDPALFWDIFHEEEDPLTRAEATYLYDDVEAFLSERPEPVGLVTHCQPYLTEPILDRLDIGDWFDTVVCCDDDIGWKPDPAPVRRAMADLGVGHNGHAGVLAGDNPGDIGAARNAGLDGIHVERGSPISEDRCVWGDHRVESLREL from the coding sequence GTGGCTCGTGACTACGATTTCTGGCTGTTCGACCTCGACGGGACCCTCGTCGACGTGGACCCGGCGTATCCGGTCGCGGTGATGGAGCGGGTCGGCGACCGGCTCGGGCAGGGGTTCAGCGAGCGCGAGGCGGCGCTGCTGTGGTACGGCCAGGGCGAGGCCAGGCGCGACCTGCTCGCCGAGCGCGGCGTCGACCCGGCGCTGTTTTGGGACATCTTCCACGAGGAGGAGGACCCGCTCACTCGGGCCGAGGCGACCTATCTGTACGACGACGTCGAAGCGTTCCTCAGCGAGCGACCCGAGCCCGTCGGGCTGGTCACCCACTGCCAGCCGTATCTCACGGAGCCGATACTCGACCGGCTGGACATCGGCGACTGGTTCGACACTGTCGTCTGCTGTGACGACGACATCGGCTGGAAGCCCGACCCCGCGCCGGTCCGCCGAGCGATGGCTGACCTCGGCGTGGGCCACAACGGCCACGCCGGCGTGCTGGCCGGTGACAACCCCGGCGACATCGGCGCGGCACGGAACGCGGGGCTGGACGGCATCCACGTCGAACGCGGCTCGCCGATAAGCGAGGACCGCTGTGTCTGGGGCGACCACCGCGTCGAATCGCTGCGTGAACTGTAG
- a CDS encoding low molecular weight phosphatase family protein — translation MATIDNIRLDFVCVHNAGRSQMAAAFAERERAERGLGDIVEIHSGGTDPADAVHEEVVEAMAEVGVDIADKTPKYVADLNDLKDTDYLVTMGCSITEFNPEQYGVESHEWDLVNPDGQDMETVREVRDEIERQVETLFDELERLADEKRAGAGSSGGIITKIRDSLSL, via the coding sequence ATGGCAACAATCGACAATATTCGGCTCGACTTCGTCTGTGTTCACAACGCGGGACGGAGCCAGATGGCAGCCGCATTCGCCGAGCGCGAGCGCGCCGAGCGCGGCTTGGGAGACATCGTCGAGATCCACTCAGGAGGAACGGACCCCGCCGACGCGGTCCACGAAGAGGTGGTAGAAGCCATGGCAGAGGTCGGGGTTGACATCGCGGACAAGACTCCCAAGTACGTCGCCGACCTCAATGACCTCAAGGACACTGACTATCTGGTCACGATGGGGTGCTCCATCACGGAATTCAATCCCGAACAGTATGGCGTCGAGTCGCACGAGTGGGATCTCGTGAACCCGGACGGACAAGACATGGAGACCGTCCGTGAAGTCCGGGACGAAATTGAACGTCAAGTAGAGACCTTGTTCGACGAACTCGAACGGCTCGCCGACGAGAAGCGAGCCGGCGCGGGCTCCTCGGGCGGAATCATCACGAAGATTCGGGATTCGCTATCCCTCTGA